In the genome of Paenibacillus pabuli, the window ATCGTCAATGCTTTGAAAATCCGTTCCTGTAAGAGCCGGTATCTGAAAAAGACAATATCTTCCCTCCCACGAATCATCGCGACAACAGCCCCGATCATAATCATAAAGGTGGTCGTTTTGATCCCGCCTCCCGTGGAACCCGGAGAGGCCCCGATAAACATCAGTATAATGATGAAAAACTGCGTCGCCTGCCTAAGGCCCGCAATATCAACCGTATTGGCACCTGCCGTCCGCGGCGTGACCGACTGGAAGAACGAACCGAGAATTTTACCACCCCAGTTCAAACCACCAAGTGTCCGGGGATTACTGAATTCAAATACAAAAATAACCAGTGCTCCAAATACGATTAACAATCCTGTTGTGAGCAATACCACTTTGGAATGCAGCGACAGCTTCTTTGTCCTCCGATACTCCACCAGATCCGACAGAACGACAAAACCAATCCCCCCTGCAATAATCAGGAACATGGCTGTAAAATTCACAAGCGGATCATACACATACCCGGTCAAGCTGCGGAAGTCTCCGAACATGTCAAATCCGGCATTGTTGAACATGGAGATGGCGTGCCAATATCCATAATAAACGGCCTGACCCAGCGGCATGTCGAATGACCAGCGAATGGCAAACAACGTGCCGCATATGCCTTCCAATATGAGCGAGTAGATGACAACCTTACGAATAAGGCGGACGATCCCCTCCATTGTGCTCTGGTTCATCGCTTCCTGCAGAATCAACCGCTCACGCAGAGAGATCCGCCGTTTGAATGCAATCGCCACCAGTGTCGACATCGTCATAAAGCCAAGCCCGCCAATTTGAATCAGGATTGCAATGATGATCTGACCCAACGTCGAAAAATGAGTACCCGTATCCACCACAACCAGCCCCGTTACGCAGACTGCGGAAGTCGCAGTGAAGAGTGCGTCAATAAAAGGAAGGCTGACCCCGCTTCGACTGGATGTCGGGAGCATCAACAGAAGTGTCCCGAGCAATATAATACCCGCGAACCCTAGGACCAGAATTCGGGGTGGCGATAGTCGCATCCATTGAACATTCATTTTCACTTGAGTATCATCCACCTTGCCAAAAAGAAAATGACCCCACGACGTGGAGCCTTTCTCCGAAGCGCTTTTTCAAATGACTTGACGGAATACCCAGGCACTTGAAAAGCCACATTTCGGAGCGTAAACATGTATGATTTTCGCTGTAATACATATACATTAGGTTGAAATTCATTTTATACTTTCTATTCGTTCCCTTGTTAGCTTAAAGACATGCGGAATATTGCACATTTGCTTCAAAATTATAAGCGCTACGGCCTTTGCTTACAAAACGATTTTTCTGTAAATAGCATCGAATTCCGCCAAAAAGGGAAAAACTCAGATATGGCGATGGATGGATCAGATTGTTTCGATCGTTTTCATTCGTTTTCATGCATTTGCACGACTTCTCGTTTCATCATTGGCATTCAGGGCTTGGCCTGTGCTATGTTTACTTTAATATCCATATTAATAAAGGAGGACAATATGAAATGAATCCCATAGGGCAGCCTTTGGTACTCAAAGCTAACTTCAAGCGTTTAGGGTTGCTTGCGGCGATTGGCCTGATTTTGTTTTTCGTTTTTCAAATCTTCCCTGCCACCTCATCGCAAACGACTGATATTCAGTCTACTTCCTTTATCAGCAAGGAGAAAGCGGCGGAGTCGGCACGATCTTTTGCAGCTTCGCTACCTGATTATACCCTTCCGACAGATACCGGAAACGAGCTGGTGACGTACCAAACCCATTCCGATATCTATGGGTATATGGCCAAAACCAAACAGTTAGAAACCTATAACAAGAAATGGGAAACAGCCTATCCTTACGATGTGTACCGCGTTCGTTTGCCCGATCAGGACAAAGGCGGTTATTTGAATGTTGACGTACATATGAGAACAGGAAAAGTTGTCGGTTTCAAGCGGGAACTTCCTTCTTCCCTGTATGCATCCATTGAGGCTGAGCAGGACAAAAGCAAAGTGAATGCTGCCCAACGTTTAGCTGAAGATAACCTTTCCTTAAATGAAAAAGAGCAGCTTGCTGCTGGCGTACTTGGCGAATTCGGGTATAATGTACCGAAACTTCAGCTGGATACCCGTGAAGAAGAAGCAGGACTGAAATATACGGATAATGAAAAGCAAATTGGAGATTCCAAGCTGGAACTGAACTTTACATTTGAAAACGGAGCTGTTCGCTCCTTTGAGTCGGTCTTCTCTGTCCCTGCCTCCCATACCGACTATGTACAAAATCAGACCAAGCAAGCCAACTGGATGACTTACGGCGGTTATGCTTTCCTGACCTTTGTGCTTGGCGTGCTCGCGATCATCTACAGTATTCTGACGAGAGCACACACGTCATTCAAACGCGGAATCGTTCTGTCTCTGATATACTTTGCGGCTTCCGTGATTGGCACAGTAAACATGATTCCGCTCTTTCAGGCGCAGGGGCTGTCTAACTTTATGCTCACCTTCCTGATGGTAATGCAGGCTGGGATCACGCTGGTCATGAGTGCAACCATCTATCTGTCGCTCGTTGCCGGTGACGGCATGTGGCGCAAAATTGGTCTGAATCCTTGGCCTCGGGCCAAAGAACCCGGATACGGCAAATATGTGCTGCACAGTATGTATACAGGTTACTTATGGGCGTTGATTCTGCTGGGTGTACAATCCGTATTGTTCTTTATTCTGGAGCGCAGTATTGGAAGCTGGTCAACAACATCGGCTGACCAGTCCACATACAATATGAGTTATGCCTGGATCTTCCCGATTATGGCCTGGATGGCCGGGATCGGTGAGGAAGC includes:
- a CDS encoding TrkH family potassium uptake protein codes for the protein MNVQWMRLSPPRILVLGFAGIILLGTLLLMLPTSSRSGVSLPFIDALFTATSAVCVTGLVVVDTGTHFSTLGQIIIAILIQIGGLGFMTMSTLVAIAFKRRISLRERLILQEAMNQSTMEGIVRLIRKVVIYSLILEGICGTLFAIRWSFDMPLGQAVYYGYWHAISMFNNAGFDMFGDFRSLTGYVYDPLVNFTAMFLIIAGGIGFVVLSDLVEYRRTKKLSLHSKVVLLTTGLLIVFGALVIFVFEFSNPRTLGGLNWGGKILGSFFQSVTPRTAGANTVDIAGLRQATQFFIIILMFIGASPGSTGGGIKTTTFMIMIGAVVAMIRGREDIVFFRYRLLQERIFKALTITLLALCLIIAVTMVLSTTEDSSFLTILFETTSAFSTVGLSMGLTLKLTTIGKLLICFTMFAGRLGPITLAYALGQKKGKELYRYPEGKMIIG
- a CDS encoding CPBP family intramembrane glutamic endopeptidase, with the translated sequence MNPIGQPLVLKANFKRLGLLAAIGLILFFVFQIFPATSSQTTDIQSTSFISKEKAAESARSFAASLPDYTLPTDTGNELVTYQTHSDIYGYMAKTKQLETYNKKWETAYPYDVYRVRLPDQDKGGYLNVDVHMRTGKVVGFKRELPSSLYASIEAEQDKSKVNAAQRLAEDNLSLNEKEQLAAGVLGEFGYNVPKLQLDTREEEAGLKYTDNEKQIGDSKLELNFTFENGAVRSFESVFSVPASHTDYVQNQTKQANWMTYGGYAFLTFVLGVLAIIYSILTRAHTSFKRGIVLSLIYFAASVIGTVNMIPLFQAQGLSNFMLTFLMVMQAGITLVMSATIYLSLVAGDGMWRKIGLNPWPRAKEPGYGKYVLHSMYTGYLWALILLGVQSVLFFILERSIGSWSTTSADQSTYNMSYAWIFPIMAWMAGIGEEAVYRLFGIRMMQKVVRNTFIACLIPTLIWALGHTLYPIYPVITRPIELTVIGLLFSLIMLRHGFIAVVFAHVIFDSLLMGLSLVFMGDVLNISAGLFWIVLPAIVGYVIYKMNPKQKEKPYVTTPHPEVLQ